The following proteins are encoded in a genomic region of Anguilla anguilla isolate fAngAng1 chromosome 15, fAngAng1.pri, whole genome shotgun sequence:
- the ankar gene encoding ankyrin and armadillo repeat-containing protein, with protein sequence MARSLISSRKPKYRNDEDEKDAQASLAALTAQRNAHVFFEKYDRSEIQELLSLTTCNWLLCSDNFNIPVDFPPGIIKQMRNFAQSNVLILTPADPRVTLDYKVVQQIVRELTVGIYCFNQLPFISLEPNFDKSTSCQLTPAYYDTKVGQILINIDYVMKGLWHGAVMPADNRVRFSELWRSSMDVDANGVPQTQKDVFSEFLTAGLVDISQEPCYHGIYNQDADADPTYEPNSPDEEKLFSQYSEDIVMKLASCVSSCQQHENLFVFGSSYGVGSAVRVPRDRLELPAYQRLQQRLALQEKLVRECLERKAETCQSLAYLRLIAFLVPFLVGLRKKMKIPDVSLMFEPFSDEKVKTEREFPPLLLGPEFTCKHFPHKQDEYFHLHGGIEFDVGTPPLEEVSAEIKEAHAALQNLAADHLIDLQSQNAVYRQHFPVPVREYAGKCYNVIAIDLEALYAKANRIQWWEAMSSVIKALRAKRLPLTDIQLHEQFKKIFGYKNAIKCKSGLEFGLKATVERGLSAAFHSLCRKNSAAHLCSVDELGYSLAHHAAVRNHAHILCQLAAAGVNVDQAHSNRFTRTGVTPLHLAAQCGSLEALNCLLALQADCRLADRRGWMAVHFAAYYGQVACLRALCRTHPGLKETHTAAEYRTSPLLLAVSSGSLEALDFLLCVGADWRGKDSEGNGAVHLAALYFHTRVLKHLVQLGLQDLPVWALLVEMLDSEKQKRREMAVRCMEVLCVTVESFWKDIMKAGGVPALLGLLRGEQRVLQCPAAAVLCHMTQRAEPCEELVRCGAVPVLLTLLETRVPELHSRCAVILADLATRSEAYQALIAQLGGVVPVVRLLNSDLQDVLVNAVRCVRALCVRSPGNQSAVAQAGAIPPLVEFLTLKSEVLQEEACSALAELALGHRGNQDAVCAAGAVGPLVRILRGRRLAAQVRAARALETVAEHNPAIQARFLKKSAAKHLLRLLKVFQPEVKEQGAASLWALGGHAHKQKRLMAEHIGYHFILEFLLSSSDKMQYVGCQAVVALTQDCRAHQDGLCGENGVPPLVRLLRGSRTTQRTLLCVLQALRTLCIGVAHTSNSNSQKAISEENAMLTLMELLKYHESLQVKVEVVQTVACVTLGNQDLLALLSDQMKFIYAHVLELLQAQDKTVCLEAGYALSLFAYNNRAQQALILQSGGVSIATYEPFLQSESKAERAKAAFQIVVLANVITDMDQVALSARGVTVLVKLLQSSHPDTVTLTAQLLASLAHTRAGISDGIVTMGAVDHLCTHLFSEEEEVRVSAACALGYLSFNRKAHRLLLVKCRNAPATYDLLTEHLIEDAKISKVFTADFRRQKLVGLPSLSLEVNGGPPVPQHNQGARCATSVGVRVAPFEKRRLRSQSAPALGARGRIATASPAVRLKEPSPGALPSGKGHY encoded by the exons ATGGCGCGTTCTCTGATTTCCAGCCGCAAACCGAAGTACCGTAATGATGAAGACGAGAAGGACGCTCAGGCTAGTCTGGCGGCGTTGACGGCGCAAAGGAATGCTCACGTTTTCTTCGAGAAGTACGACAGGAGTGAGATCCAGGAATTGCTGAGCCTCACAACTTGTAATTGGTTGCTATGCAGTGACAATTTCAACATACCGGTGGATTTTCCTCCTGgaattataaaacaaatgagGAATTTCGCACAATCAAACGTGCTTATTCTTACCCCCGCCGACCCCCGAGTAACCCTCGATTACAAAGTGGTCCAGCAAATTGTGAGGGAGCTCACTGTTGGGATATACTGCTTCAACCAGCTTCCGTTTATCAGCCTTGAACCCAACTTTGACAAGAGTACGTCCTGTCAGCTGACACCAGCTTATTATGATACAAAAGTCGGACAGATATTGATAAACATAGACTACGTCATGAAAGGCCTGTGGCACGGCGCCGTCATGCCAGCAGATAATCGCGTGCGCTTCTCTGAACTGTGGCGATCCAGCATGGATGTCGATGCTAATGGCGTACCTCAGACTCAAAAGGACGTGTTCTCTGAGTTTCTCACGGCAG GTTTGGTGGATATTTCCCAGGAGCCATGTTACCATGGCATTTACAACCAGGATGCTGACGCAGACCCAACCTATGAGCCTAACAGTCCCGACGAAGAAAAGCTCTTCTCCCAGTACTCGGAGGACATCGTTATGAAGCTGGCTTCCTGCGTGTCGTCCTGTCAGCAGCACGAGAACCTGTTTGTGTTCGGGAGCTCCTACGGCGTAGGCAGCGCCGTGCGGGTCCCCCGTGACAGGCTGGAGCTGCCCGCCTACCAGAGGCTCCAGCAGCGGCTGGCGCTTCAGGAGAAGCTCGTGAGAGAGTGCCTGGAGAGGAAGGCCGAGACCTGCCAGAGCCTGGCCTACCTCCGGCTCATCGCTTTCCTCGTGCCCTTCCTGGTCgggctgaggaaaaaaatgaagatacCTGACGTGTCTCTGATGTTTGAGCCGTTTTCAG ATGAGAAGGTAAAGACCGAACGAGAGtttccccctctgctcctgGGACCCGAGTTCACCTGTAAACATTTTCCGCACAAGCAGGACGAATACTTTCACCTGCACGGTGGAATCGAGTTTGATGTTGGGACGCCTCCTCTGGAGGAGGTCTCTGCAGAAATAAAG gaaGCCCATGCAGCTCTGCAGAATCTTGCAGCGGATCACTTGATCGACCTGCAGTCCCAGAACGCCGTCTACAGGCAGCATTTCCCAGTGCCTGTTCGGGAGTACGCTGGGAAATG CTACAACGTGATCGCCATAGACCTGGAGGCCTTGTACGCGAAGGCCAACAGGATTCAGTGGTGGGAGGCCATGAGTTCAGTCATCAAAGCTCTCAGGGCAAAGAGGTTGCCATTAACTGACATTCAGTTGcatgaacaatttaaaaaaatatttggataCAAAAATGCCATCAAGTGCAAG AGTGGCTTGGAGTTTGGCCTGAAGGCCACTGTGGAGCGCGGCCTGTCCGCGGCGTTCCACTCCCTGTGCCGGAAGAACTCCGCCGCTCACCTGTGCTCCGTGGACGAGCTGGGCTACTCGCTCGCGCACCACGCCGCTGTGCGAAACCACGCCCACATCCTCTGTCAgctggctgctgctggggtCAATGTGGACCAGGCCCACAGCAACAGGTTCACTCGCACAG GAGTCACCCCGCTGCATCTCGCCGCTCAGTGCGGGTCGCTGGAGGCCCTCAACTGCCTGCTGGCTCTCCAGGCTGACTGCAGGCTGGCGGACCGGAGGGGCTGGATGGCCGTTCACTTCGCGGCCTACTACGGCCAGGTGGCCTGCCTCCGGGCGCTCTGCAGGACCCACCCGGGCCTGAAGGAGACGCACACCGCCGCGGA GTACCGCACCTCGCCCCTGCTCCTGGCGGTGTCCTCCGGCTCGCTGGAGGCGCTGGACTTCCTGCTCTGCGTGGGGGCGGACTGGAGGGGGAAGGACAGCGAAGGAAACGGTGCCGTCCACCTGGCCGCGCTCTACTTCCACACGCGGGTCCTCAAGCACCTCGTCCAGCTGGGCCTGCAAGACCTGCCGGTCTGGGCCCTGCTCGTCG AGATGCTGGACAGCGAGAAGCAGAAGCGGCGGGAGATGGCGGTCAGGTGCATGGAGGTTCTCTGCGTGACAGTGGAGTCGTTCTGGAAGGACATTATGAAAGCCG GCGGCGTCCCCGCCCTGCTGGGTCTGCTGCGCGGCGAGCAGCGGGTCCTGCAGTGCCCGGCCGCGGCGgtgctgtgtcacatgacccagaGGGCGGAGCCGTGCGAGGAGCTGGTGCGGTGCGGGGCGGTCCCGGTCCTGCTGACCCTCCTGGAGACCCGCGTTCCAGAGCTCCACTCCCGCTGCGCCGTCATCCTGGCTGACCTGGCGACCCGCAGCGAGGCCTACCAGGCCCTCATCGCCCAGCTG GGCGGGGTCGTCCCCGTGGTTCGGCTCCTGAACTCCGACCTGCAGGACGTGCTGGTGAACGCCGTGAGGTGCGTCCGGGCCCTGTGCGTCCGTAGCCCGGGCAACCAGAGCGCAGTGGCCCAGGCCGGAGCGATACCGCCGCTTGTGGAGTTCCTGACCCTCAAATCAG aggtgctgcaggaggaggcGTGCTCGGCGCTGGCGGAGCTGGCGCTGGGTCACCGGGGGAACCAGGACGCGGTGTGCGCGGCGGGCGCCGTGGGGCCGCTGGTGCGCATCCTGCGCGGGAGGAGGCTGGCGGCGCAGGTGCGGGCCGCCAGGGCCCTGGAGACCGTCGCCGAGCACAACCCCGCCATCCAGGCCCGCTTCCTGAAGAAGTCCGCCGCCAAGCACCTGCTCCGCCTCCTGAAG GTGTTCCAGCCGGAGGTGAAGGAGCAGGGTGCGGCTTCTCTCTGGGCACTGGGGGGCCACGCCCACAAGCAGAAGAGGCTCATGGCCGAGCACATCGGCTACCATTTCATTCTGGAGTTCCTCCTGTCTTCATCCGACAAGATGCAGTACGTGG gttGCCAGGCGGTGGTAGCTCTCACTCAGGACTGCAGGGCCCATCAGGACGGCCTGTGTGGGGAGAACGGGGTTCCCCCGCTGGTGCGTCTCCTGCGGGGGTCCCGCACCACTCAGCGCACCctcctgtgtgtgctgcaggccCTGAGAACCCTCTGCATCG GAGTAGCGCACACAAGCAACTCAAACAGTCAGAAGGCCATCTCCGAGGAGAATGCCATGCTCACTCTGATGGAGTTGCTGAAATATCACGAATCTCTGCAGGTCAAG gtagaggtagtgcaAACCGTGGCCTGTGTTACTCTGGGCAACCAGGACCTACTGGCTCTGCTCTCAGACCAGATGAAGTTCATCTACGCTCACGTCCTGGAGCTCCTGCAAGCACAAGACAAG ACTGTCTGCCTGGAAGCCGGATacgctctgtctctgtttgcGTACAACAACAGAGCACAGCAGGCCCTCATACTGCAGTCTGGAGGCGTCTCCATAGCGACGTATGAGCCCTTCCTGCAGTCGGAGAGCAAGGCGGAGAGAGCTAAGGCTGCATTTCAG atcgTCGTACTTGCCAACGTCATCACGGACATGGACCAAGTGGCTCTGTCGGCAAGAGGGGTCACAGTTCTGGTGAAGCTGCTTCAGTCGAGCCACCCAGACACTGTCACACTGACAG CGCAGCTCCTTGCTAGCCTAGCGCACACGCGGGCAGGTATATCTGATGGCATCGTTACCATGGGAGCTGTGGACCACCTGTGCACGCACCTGTtttcagaagaggaagag GTTCGGGTATCGGCCGCTTGTGCGCTGGGTTACCTCTCCTTCAACCGCAAGGCCCACCGCTTGCTGCTGGTCAAATGTCGGAACGCCCCCGCCACCTACGACCTCTTGACGGAGCACCTCATCGAAGACGCCAAGATATCGAAAGTCTTCACTGCTGACTTCAGACGACAGAAGCTGGTCGGGCTTCCCTCTCTGAG TTTGGAAGTAAATGGCGGCCCACCTGTCCCTCAACACAATCAAG gtgcTCGCTGTGCGACCAGCGTCGGCGTCCGGGTGGCGCCTTTTGAAAAGCGGCGTTTGCGGTCGCAGTCGGCCCCGGCGCTCGGGGCCAGGGGCAGGATCGCCACCGCCAGCCCCGCCGTGCGGCTGAAGGAGCCGTCACCGGGGGCATTACCGTCAGGGAAGGGGCA